A genomic segment from Wolbachia endosymbiont of Ctenocephalides felis wCfeF encodes:
- a CDS encoding Toxin RelE: MKTSTGNKYQIYYEEDVVYEDLPALPKTIRLRVKEAIKERLSDFPDKAGKPLLGELKGRRRLRVGDYRIVYQVSKLEHIVMIIGIKHREYIYED, encoded by the coding sequence ATGAAGACATCAACTGGGAATAAGTACCAAATTTATTATGAGGAAGATGTGGTCTACGAAGACCTTCCAGCTCTTCCTAAAACAATAAGATTGAGAGTTAAAGAAGCAATAAAAGAACGTCTTTCAGATTTTCCTGATAAAGCAGGAAAGCCTCTATTAGGTGAACTTAAAGGGCGTCGTAGATTACGAGTAGGCGATTATCGCATAGTTTACCAGGTAAGCAAGTTAGAACACATAGTAATGATCATCGGAATAAAACACAGAGAATACATATATGAAGATTAA
- a CDS encoding Transketolase 1 yields MNHLPLESMANAIRFLSIDAVQKANSGHPGMPLGMADVATVLFAKYLNHNPDDSKWLNRDRFVLSNGHGSMLLYSILYLTGYVGIDELKNFRQLTSKTPGHPEFGLTPGIEATTGPLGQGLATSVGMALAESIFEKQFGIKHYTYVMLGDGCLMEGISHEAASLAGHLKLNKLIALFDDNDISIDGATSLSCSDDVEKRFSAYGWNVNKIDGHDFNSISLAIEQAQKSDKPSLICCKTIIGKFSSRAGTSSAHSGTFTEEDIKKMREKLNWNHEPFHVPKDVKNAWMKAVERAKQNYVSSTSEELQRRLDKRLPDNIESDLANLKKQIHEAMPNEATRSSFGKVMELLTKSMPELVGGSADLTGSNCTKYKHMEVINSSNYSGSYVHYGVREHAMAACMNGMALHGRILPYGGTFLVFSDYCRPAIRLSALMKQQIIYVMTHDSIGVGEDGPTHQPIEHLASLRAIPNLYVFRPADAIETLECISIALEKKESPALFALSRQNVNYMRKFHFDAHQFANLSKFGAYTLCEYSGKLEVTIFATGSEVEIAVEARKKLQEKGIGTRVVSMPCWRLFDEQSDEYKETILNNDSIKVAIEAGSEMGWHKYIGSNGIFIGMESFGESAPYKTLYEHFNISADHVVKCVCEKLVCAQ; encoded by the coding sequence ATGAACCATCTACCTTTGGAATCTATGGCAAATGCTATCCGCTTTTTGTCAATTGATGCAGTGCAAAAAGCAAACTCTGGGCACCCAGGTATGCCACTTGGCATGGCAGATGTTGCAACTGTTTTATTTGCTAAATATCTAAATCACAACCCTGATGATTCTAAATGGCTCAACAGAGACCGTTTCGTTTTATCAAACGGCCATGGTTCAATGCTGCTGTACTCCATATTATACCTCACAGGCTACGTTGGTATAGATGAGTTAAAGAACTTCAGGCAACTCACATCCAAAACTCCAGGCCATCCAGAGTTTGGCTTGACTCCTGGCATAGAAGCAACAACAGGCCCACTCGGGCAGGGGCTCGCCACTTCAGTTGGCATGGCACTTGCTGAGTCAATCTTTGAAAAGCAGTTTGGAATTAAGCATTACACTTATGTAATGCTAGGGGATGGCTGTCTTATGGAAGGGATAAGCCATGAAGCGGCATCACTTGCTGGACATCTTAAATTGAATAAGTTGATAGCCCTTTTTGATGATAATGACATCTCTATAGATGGTGCTACTAGCCTCTCTTGTTCTGATGACGTGGAAAAGCGTTTTTCAGCTTATGGGTGGAATGTTAACAAAATTGATGGTCATGATTTTAACTCCATATCGCTTGCAATAGAGCAAGCGCAAAAATCTGACAAGCCGTCGCTTATTTGTTGCAAAACCATCATTGGGAAATTTTCAAGCCGTGCCGGTACATCTTCCGCTCATAGTGGTACTTTTACGGAGGAAGATATAAAAAAGATGAGAGAGAAATTAAATTGGAACCACGAACCATTTCATGTGCCAAAGGATGTGAAAAATGCCTGGATGAAGGCAGTTGAGAGAGCAAAACAAAACTACGTGTCCTCGACCAGTGAAGAACTGCAAAGAAGACTTGATAAGCGTTTACCAGATAATATCGAGAGCGATTTGGCTAACCTAAAGAAACAAATACACGAGGCAATGCCAAACGAAGCTACACGGTCCTCTTTTGGCAAAGTAATGGAACTCTTAACTAAGTCCATGCCGGAATTAGTTGGTGGGTCTGCTGACCTTACTGGGTCAAATTGCACTAAATATAAGCATATGGAGGTAATAAATAGCAGTAATTATAGTGGTTCTTATGTCCACTATGGAGTGAGAGAACACGCTATGGCAGCTTGTATGAACGGCATGGCTCTTCATGGCAGAATTCTTCCTTACGGTGGCACTTTCTTGGTGTTTTCCGATTATTGCCGCCCTGCTATACGTCTTTCAGCCTTGATGAAACAGCAGATTATATATGTAATGACTCACGACTCAATTGGAGTAGGGGAGGATGGTCCAACTCATCAGCCGATAGAGCATTTAGCCTCTCTTCGTGCTATACCAAATTTGTACGTCTTTAGACCAGCCGATGCAATCGAAACTCTGGAGTGTATTAGCATTGCACTGGAAAAAAAAGAGTCACCTGCATTGTTTGCACTTTCAAGACAGAATGTAAATTACATGCGCAAATTTCACTTTGACGCTCACCAATTTGCCAACCTATCGAAGTTTGGTGCATATACCCTGTGCGAATATTCAGGGAAGCTAGAAGTAACGATATTTGCCACCGGATCTGAGGTTGAAATTGCAGTTGAAGCAAGAAAAAAATTGCAGGAAAAAGGTATAGGCACAAGGGTTGTTTCTATGCCATGCTGGAGGCTTTTTGACGAGCAAAGTGATGAATATAAAGAGACGATATTAAATAATGACAGCATTAAAGTTGCCATTGAAGCTGGAAGTGAAATGGGCTGGCATAAGTATATAGGCTCAAATGGTATATTTATTGGCATGGAAAGCTTTGGAGAATCAGCGCCTTATAAAACACTTTATGAGCATTTTAATATCAGTGCTGACCATGTAGTAAAGTGTGTATGCGAGAAATTGGTTTGCGCTCAGTAG
- a CDS encoding Modification methylase PvuII — protein sequence MVTALEKFKFNNKPTYTTDMGAAYCGNSLNLLPQLPDNSLDLVITSPPFALQRKKEYGNESQAEYVAWLSQFAKLVHSKLKDTGSFVLDLGGAYEKGVPSRSLYNFRVLMHFCDDIGFFLAEDFYWYNPSKLPSPIEWVNKKKIRAKDSVNTVWWFSKTEWPKADVTKVLVEYSERMKKLIENPKAYYTPKERPSGHNIGSSFGKDNGGAVPSNLLQIPNSESNNQYLAARKKLGIKQHPARFPAKLPQFFIRFLTQPEDVVLDIFAGSNTTGFVCEQEDRCWLAFEENREYLAASAFRFLEKERSKEELETIYQRIVHGEEQVLKAKQSILDLKFTQQSLVV from the coding sequence ATGGTAACCGCATTGGAAAAATTTAAATTTAATAATAAACCTACATATACTACAGATATGGGAGCTGCATACTGCGGAAACTCTCTTAACTTATTGCCTCAATTACCAGATAATAGCTTGGATCTCGTAATAACCAGTCCACCGTTTGCTTTGCAAAGAAAAAAAGAATACGGAAATGAGTCCCAAGCGGAATATGTTGCATGGCTTAGTCAATTTGCAAAGTTAGTACATAGCAAACTCAAAGATACTGGCAGTTTCGTACTTGATCTAGGTGGGGCTTATGAAAAAGGCGTGCCATCGAGAAGTTTATATAATTTTAGAGTGCTTATGCACTTCTGTGACGATATAGGCTTCTTTCTTGCAGAAGATTTCTATTGGTATAATCCTTCTAAATTGCCAAGTCCAATTGAATGGGTAAATAAGAAAAAAATCAGAGCAAAAGATTCCGTTAATACAGTATGGTGGTTCAGCAAAACCGAGTGGCCTAAAGCAGATGTTACAAAGGTGCTAGTGGAATATAGTGAACGCATGAAAAAACTTATCGAGAACCCAAAGGCTTATTATACTCCAAAAGAACGGCCATCAGGGCACAATATTGGTAGTAGCTTTGGCAAAGATAATGGAGGAGCTGTTCCATCAAATCTTTTACAAATTCCCAATTCAGAATCCAACAACCAGTATCTTGCTGCACGTAAGAAACTAGGTATAAAGCAGCATCCAGCTCGATTCCCTGCTAAATTACCTCAATTTTTTATTAGGTTTCTAACACAACCAGAAGATGTTGTTTTAGATATTTTTGCTGGTTCTAACACAACAGGTTTTGTGTGTGAGCAAGAAGACCGTTGCTGGTTAGCATTTGAAGAAAATAGAGAATACCTTGCTGCATCTGCTTTTAGGTTCTTAGAAAAGGAACGCTCAAAGGAAGAGTTAGAAACTATTTATCAACGCATTGTTCATGGTGAAGAGCAAGTATTAAAGGCTAAGCAGTCTATATTGGATCTTAAGTTCACTCAGCAGTCATTAGTAGTTTAG
- a CDS encoding Bicyclomycin resistance protein, with protein MILSVAIADMATDLYSVALPSIAHYFEVEGHVVQLTISLNLVGIAISGLIYGPLSDHYGRRPIMLIGMAIFTLASIACYIADNIALLILIRFIQGIGAGVASVVGYAAIRDMYSGSEYSRVISKLNMVVALSPGIAPVVGSYIISSGYSWKFLFFIISFAAIVMLVFIYFKLQETLTISKSGTSITSVMVSIPKQYISIFRNHRFLGFAAIHGLTFMWLWAYIANYPFIFESMGVEVQYFGYLISIIVIFYIIGTLINRRYVPKIGVSRMLIIGLMLPIIPESLLVYFYSIGKLNVFVLQTVWIPSNIGLALVISNNVTSALETTKSIGLGSAVLSFCNMMFGAIGVYIVGKFFSYGILSNLLLTIICSTIAVLIYCLLRCTEKYSKD; from the coding sequence ATGATATTATCTGTAGCAATTGCCGATATGGCAACTGACCTGTATTCAGTTGCATTACCGAGCATTGCCCATTATTTTGAAGTAGAAGGCCATGTGGTGCAGCTTACAATCAGCTTAAACTTAGTTGGAATTGCGATATCCGGATTAATTTATGGTCCACTATCTGACCATTATGGTAGGCGTCCAATCATGTTGATCGGTATGGCAATTTTTACTTTGGCAAGTATTGCATGTTACATAGCTGATAACATTGCACTCTTAATACTCATTCGCTTTATACAAGGAATAGGGGCTGGTGTTGCAAGCGTAGTTGGGTATGCAGCAATAAGGGATATGTACTCAGGTAGTGAATACTCAAGAGTAATTTCAAAGTTAAATATGGTAGTAGCGCTTTCACCTGGAATAGCTCCAGTGGTAGGCAGTTATATAATTTCAAGTGGGTACAGTTGGAAATTTTTGTTTTTTATTATATCATTCGCAGCAATTGTTATGCTCGTTTTTATTTACTTTAAGTTACAAGAAACACTTACTATAAGTAAGAGTGGAACCAGTATAACTAGTGTAATGGTCAGTATTCCTAAACAATATATATCAATATTTAGAAATCATCGTTTCCTTGGGTTTGCAGCTATCCATGGGTTAACTTTCATGTGGCTTTGGGCGTATATTGCTAACTACCCTTTCATATTTGAGTCTATGGGTGTTGAAGTACAATATTTTGGTTATCTAATATCAATCATAGTTATATTTTACATAATTGGAACCTTGATTAACAGAAGATATGTACCAAAAATAGGGGTTAGCCGGATGTTAATAATAGGTTTGATGTTGCCAATAATACCTGAGAGTTTGCTGGTATATTTTTACTCCATAGGCAAATTAAACGTGTTTGTTCTTCAGACTGTTTGGATTCCAAGCAATATAGGTCTTGCACTCGTAATAAGCAACAACGTAACCTCTGCGTTAGAAACAACCAAAAGTATAGGGCTTGGCAGTGCAGTTCTCTCATTCTGCAATATGATGTTCGGAGCCATCGGAGTATATATAGTAGGGAAATTCTTTTCTTACGGTATTTTATCAAATTTACTATTAACAATAATATGCTCTACAATCGCGGTTCTTATATACTGCCTACTCAGATGTACTGAAAAATATTCAAAAGACTGA
- a CDS encoding putative peptidoglycan glycosyltransferase FtsW: MNIKLWYRTLDYYLIIPVVLLLTISFVLVHSASPVIAQRLSLPQNYFIQRHTVYIVLSLVTLVTFSFLNIKTIFNLSFVGFTLFIILMVAVVILGMEAKGAKRWLYIVKISIQPSEFVRPFFSVIIAGVLASGMKFKIHMSIIVFLLVFTLLLLQPDFSMSMLLTYSFTGQMFIACIPLLYFMCIVGIVTTGIATAYLCFPHIKQRVYNFLFFTQRDNFQVVKSLEAFKKGQLTGVGPGEGSVKISLPDSHTDFIFSVLAEEFGLVMCLATLMLFGTISARLLYVAYRESELFNLLAILGISIQFIAQFIINIGVTLSIFPTTGITLPLLSYGGSSLLSSSIALGIMLSFSRNQALTLKFRKRIAFRNI, encoded by the coding sequence ATGAACATTAAACTCTGGTATAGAACACTAGATTATTATCTCATTATTCCAGTAGTCCTTTTGCTGACTATAAGCTTCGTTCTTGTTCATTCGGCAAGTCCTGTAATTGCACAGCGTCTTTCTTTACCGCAAAATTATTTTATACAGCGCCATACAGTTTATATAGTTCTGTCACTGGTTACCCTAGTAACATTTTCTTTTCTCAATATAAAAACCATATTTAACCTCTCGTTTGTGGGTTTCACTCTGTTTATTATTCTAATGGTAGCTGTGGTAATACTTGGCATGGAAGCAAAAGGGGCAAAACGATGGTTATATATTGTCAAAATTTCAATTCAGCCATCTGAGTTTGTAAGGCCATTTTTTTCTGTTATTATAGCTGGTGTCTTGGCTAGCGGAATGAAGTTTAAAATTCACATGTCAATCATAGTATTTCTGTTGGTTTTTACATTGTTACTTTTACAGCCTGATTTCAGTATGTCCATGCTTTTGACATATTCTTTTACTGGCCAAATGTTTATTGCGTGTATACCACTTTTATACTTTATGTGCATAGTAGGAATAGTCACAACTGGAATTGCGACGGCTTACTTGTGTTTTCCGCATATAAAGCAAAGGGTTTACAATTTTCTCTTTTTTACACAGCGTGATAATTTCCAAGTCGTAAAATCATTGGAAGCATTCAAAAAAGGCCAGTTAACCGGTGTTGGACCTGGCGAAGGTAGCGTAAAAATCTCTCTTCCCGATAGTCATACAGATTTTATATTTTCTGTTTTAGCAGAAGAATTTGGTTTGGTTATGTGTTTAGCCACATTGATGTTGTTTGGCACCATTTCCGCTCGTTTACTCTATGTTGCATATAGAGAAAGTGAATTATTCAATCTGCTGGCAATTCTCGGTATTTCGATTCAATTTATTGCACAATTTATAATAAACATAGGGGTAACGTTAAGCATTTTTCCCACCACTGGTATAACTTTGCCATTACTTAGCTATGGCGGCTCTTCCCTTTTATCTTCAAGCATTGCTCTTGGCATAATGCTGTCTTTTAGCAGAAACCAAGCTCTTACACTAAAATTTCGTAAGCGTATTGCGTTTAGAAATATATAG
- a CDS encoding 30S ribosomal protein S4, which yields MTTVINRKYRISRRLGINLWGRAKDPVNKRKYPPGQHGILGFKRLSDFGKQFAAHKKFKFYYAISSKQLRRIFLDAYNRKGYTADNFIGILESRLSSVLYHSGLVPTIYSAKQLVSHEHVTVNDEVVNISSYRVKPGDIVKIRERAVKIPVVVEAVEKQERKAPDYLETNSKEHSVKFLRVPQYSEVPYSADMEVNLVVEFYSR from the coding sequence ATGACAACTGTTATCAATAGAAAGTATAGAATCAGCCGTAGGCTTGGTATAAATTTGTGGGGTAGAGCAAAAGATCCAGTAAACAAAAGGAAATATCCTCCAGGTCAGCACGGTATTCTTGGGTTCAAAAGATTATCTGACTTTGGTAAGCAATTCGCTGCACATAAGAAATTTAAGTTTTATTATGCAATTTCAAGTAAGCAGCTCAGGCGTATATTCTTAGATGCTTATAACAGGAAAGGTTACACAGCTGATAATTTTATTGGTATCTTAGAATCAAGGTTAAGTTCTGTTTTGTACCACTCTGGCCTTGTACCAACAATTTATTCAGCAAAACAGCTCGTATCTCATGAGCATGTTACAGTTAATGATGAAGTGGTTAATATATCGAGCTATCGAGTAAAACCTGGTGATATAGTAAAAATAAGAGAGAGAGCAGTAAAAATCCCGGTAGTAGTAGAGGCTGTGGAAAAACAAGAACGCAAGGCTCCAGACTATTTAGAAACAAACAGTAAAGAGCATTCAGTGAAGTTTTTAAGAGTGCCTCAATATTCTGAAGTTCCTTACTCAGCGGATATGGAAGTTAATTTAGTAGTAGAGTTCTACTCTAGGTAA
- a CDS encoding Release factor glutamine methyltransferase: MKTISTLIQEGSELLLSHKVESPCLNCEIIMQHVLGVERPFIIMNYADQVPIEKEQLFWKLTKKRAERYPISQIIGNREFWSKNFIVNQHVLDPRPDSETIILAVLKYYPNRGQKLKIADFGTGTGCLLISVLSEYEHAVGIGFEKSLEAYKVACQNVKKHNLPSRARILPSSWTECRGLFDLIISNPPYIKSSKLKDLQAEVQKEPKIALDGGIDGLSCYLSIFPILKKCLKKNGFAILEIGEDQNDIDRIISSYGLFFQEYVYDLAGMKRCIVVKQDEEHN; the protein is encoded by the coding sequence ATGAAAACTATCAGCACTCTAATTCAAGAGGGATCAGAACTATTATTATCGCATAAAGTTGAGTCACCATGCCTAAATTGTGAAATCATCATGCAGCACGTTCTTGGCGTAGAAAGACCATTCATAATTATGAACTATGCTGATCAGGTGCCGATAGAGAAAGAACAGCTATTTTGGAAATTAACGAAAAAAAGAGCAGAAAGGTATCCGATATCGCAAATAATAGGTAATCGCGAATTCTGGAGCAAAAATTTCATAGTTAATCAGCATGTTTTGGACCCAAGACCAGACAGTGAAACAATAATCTTGGCAGTGTTAAAATATTACCCAAACAGAGGGCAGAAACTAAAAATTGCAGATTTTGGCACAGGTACAGGTTGCTTGCTGATATCCGTACTTAGCGAGTATGAACACGCCGTTGGTATAGGTTTTGAAAAAAGCTTGGAAGCATATAAAGTTGCCTGTCAGAACGTAAAAAAGCATAATCTACCTAGCAGAGCTAGGATACTTCCGAGTTCGTGGACAGAGTGCAGAGGCTTGTTCGATCTTATAATTAGCAATCCTCCATATATCAAAAGCAGTAAATTAAAAGACCTACAAGCAGAAGTGCAAAAAGAACCGAAAATAGCCCTTGATGGCGGTATTGACGGTTTGAGCTGTTACTTGAGCATTTTTCCAATATTGAAAAAGTGCCTTAAAAAGAATGGGTTTGCGATATTAGAAATAGGCGAAGATCAAAACGATATCGACAGAATAATCTCCTCATATGGGTTATTTTTTCAGGAGTATGTATATGACTTGGCGGGAATGAAAAGATGCATTGTCGTGAAACAAGATGAAGAACATAACTAA
- a CDS encoding Protein IscX, giving the protein MKWFDIEDIAEALEEKFPDEDIVNIRFTELKKKVSSLEGFDDDEKRCNEKILEAIQVAWIEERS; this is encoded by the coding sequence ATGAAATGGTTTGATATAGAAGACATCGCAGAAGCTTTAGAGGAAAAATTTCCAGACGAAGATATAGTTAATATCAGGTTTACTGAGCTTAAAAAAAAGGTCTCGAGTTTAGAAGGATTCGACGATGATGAAAAACGTTGTAACGAAAAAATACTCGAAGCCATTCAAGTAGCTTGGATTGAAGAAAGATCTTAG
- a CDS encoding Cytochrome c-type biogenesis protein CcmF, whose amino-acid sequence MPELGNILLLVACLLSLTYLFLPLSSYRFIATATFSCVSVSIAVLVYCHITDDFSLENVYYYSHTTKPLVYKICGVWGNKEGSMLLWTLVLAFYLFLMSIFIDNDSKLKKVSLITQGLICFCFLLFTLFESNPFTKMPSIETDGLGFNPILQDIGLAIHPPILYLGYLGFSVPFSLSIAGLITNTEGNVWARIVRPWVLISWSLLTLGISLGSWWAYRELGWGGFWFWDPVENVSLMPWLVAVALTHLLLVVRNFNVLRNFAILLTLTTFILSVTGTFLVRSGILASVHTFADDPKYGLYILVLLGVITVCSLAIFVVFTRKNHTSSVSSQCLALESRKKETSSQAAQMTEGRGFFSRFTMILINNLLFITAFFVVFVGTLYPMMLEYLTGELISVGAPYYNSLFNPIALAILVLTIIGQYCRWQGNSLLPIFCEYRFSFCSAAAILPFIFHMELIIVLSITIAIALLVFVLEAYSKRIRLFKAAFSESILLARRVSKSYYAMMLAHAGVAILVLGIAYSVGWQEKKENYLKIGDSITVNKFKVTLQNIEFIKEKNFHAVRGTMDIRNLLNSKVIGEVTPEYRFYLVEGQKNVESSIYHNLFFDIYVVIGEIDKSKSKIATKVHYKPGMPVIWLGSFLIAFGSFLAALPLLRRF is encoded by the coding sequence ATGCCTGAACTTGGGAATATATTGCTATTGGTAGCCTGCTTATTGTCTTTAACATATTTATTTCTACCGCTCAGTTCCTATCGGTTTATCGCAACTGCTACGTTTTCCTGCGTATCGGTATCAATTGCTGTTTTGGTTTACTGTCACATTACAGACGATTTCTCACTCGAAAACGTATATTACTACTCTCATACAACAAAGCCTTTGGTCTATAAAATCTGTGGTGTTTGGGGAAATAAAGAAGGGTCTATGTTGCTTTGGACCTTAGTGCTTGCCTTTTACTTGTTTCTGATGAGCATTTTTATTGATAATGACAGTAAATTGAAGAAGGTATCCTTGATCACTCAAGGCTTGATTTGCTTTTGTTTTTTGTTGTTCACTTTATTTGAGTCTAATCCTTTTACTAAAATGCCAAGCATTGAAACAGATGGTCTTGGTTTTAATCCAATATTGCAAGACATAGGCCTTGCTATTCATCCGCCGATATTGTATTTGGGGTACCTTGGGTTTAGCGTTCCTTTTTCGCTTTCTATAGCTGGGTTAATTACAAACACTGAAGGAAATGTTTGGGCTAGAATTGTCAGGCCTTGGGTACTTATTTCTTGGTCGTTACTTACTTTGGGCATTAGTCTTGGTAGTTGGTGGGCATATCGTGAACTTGGTTGGGGTGGATTTTGGTTTTGGGATCCGGTGGAAAACGTTTCTTTGATGCCGTGGCTAGTTGCAGTGGCGCTGACACATCTGCTACTTGTGGTACGAAATTTCAATGTTTTAAGAAACTTTGCCATTTTGCTCACGCTTACAACTTTTATACTGAGCGTAACTGGAACATTTTTAGTCCGCTCTGGAATACTTGCTTCAGTGCATACATTCGCTGATGATCCAAAGTATGGACTGTATATATTAGTTCTACTTGGTGTAATTACAGTCTGTAGCTTAGCAATATTTGTAGTATTTACGAGAAAAAATCACACATCTTCAGTATCATCCCAGTGCTTGGCGTTGGAATCCAGAAAAAAAGAGACGAGCAGTCAAGCCGCTCAAATGACAGAGGGTAGGGGATTCTTCTCTCGTTTTACGATGATATTGATAAACAATTTATTGTTCATCACTGCTTTTTTCGTCGTATTCGTTGGCACTTTATACCCTATGATGCTTGAATATTTAACCGGCGAGCTTATTTCAGTCGGAGCACCGTATTATAATTCCTTATTTAACCCTATTGCACTGGCTATTCTAGTCCTTACGATAATTGGGCAATACTGCCGTTGGCAGGGGAATAGCCTGTTGCCAATATTTTGTGAATATAGATTCTCATTTTGTAGTGCTGCGGCTATTTTGCCGTTTATTTTTCACATGGAATTAATAATAGTATTGTCAATTACCATCGCCATAGCACTATTAGTCTTTGTTTTGGAAGCATACAGTAAAAGAATTCGCTTATTTAAGGCTGCATTTAGTGAATCAATTTTACTCGCAAGAAGGGTTTCCAAGTCTTACTATGCAATGATGCTAGCTCATGCCGGAGTGGCAATTTTGGTGCTTGGTATAGCCTATTCCGTTGGTTGGCAAGAAAAAAAGGAGAATTACCTTAAAATAGGGGATAGCATAACAGTCAATAAATTCAAAGTTACTTTGCAAAATATTGAATTTATAAAAGAGAAAAATTTCCATGCAGTGAGAGGAACAATGGATATCAGGAATTTGCTGAATAGTAAGGTAATAGGTGAAGTAACTCCTGAATATAGATTTTACCTTGTGGAGGGTCAAAAGAACGTTGAGAGCAGTATTTACCACAATTTATTTTTTGATATTTATGTTGTAATTGGCGAGATTGATAAGAGTAAGAGCAAAATCGCCACTAAAGTGCACTATAAACCTGGGATGCCTGTAATCTGGCTTGGATCCTTCCTCATCGCTTTTGGTTCGTTTCTTGCTGCTTTACCTTTATTGAGAAGATTTTAA
- a CDS encoding Ubiquinone/menaquinone biosynthesis C-methyltransferase UbiE — MDKSQLVKEVFDSVANRYDVMNDIMSLGMHRLWKDKMVNSVHFTENSKVLDIAGGTGDIAIRIAKREPSAQVTICDINQNMLSRGRDRAINANQLNFNWVCADAESLPFEDFEFDCCTIAFGIRNVSDRKKALSEAYRVLKPNGQFICLEFAPMHYQNEMFTKFYDLYSFKVIPKIGSIVAKDKSSYEYLVKSIREFPTQAEFKIEIEEVGFKNVEFHNMSYGIVALHIGTK, encoded by the coding sequence ATGGATAAATCACAATTGGTTAAAGAGGTGTTCGATTCCGTAGCAAATCGCTACGATGTTATGAATGATATAATGAGCCTTGGAATGCACAGGCTATGGAAGGACAAGATGGTAAATAGTGTGCATTTTACAGAAAACTCTAAGGTTTTGGATATCGCTGGAGGAACTGGAGATATAGCAATAAGAATAGCGAAAAGAGAACCAAGTGCTCAGGTCACAATATGTGATATAAATCAAAATATGCTGAGCAGAGGCCGTGATAGAGCTATAAATGCAAACCAGCTTAATTTTAACTGGGTGTGTGCAGATGCAGAAAGTTTGCCTTTTGAAGATTTCGAATTTGATTGTTGCACAATAGCATTTGGCATTCGAAACGTTTCCGATCGCAAAAAAGCTTTAAGTGAAGCTTACAGGGTATTAAAACCAAATGGGCAATTTATCTGCCTGGAGTTTGCCCCTATGCACTATCAGAATGAAATGTTCACCAAATTTTATGACTTATATTCATTTAAAGTAATTCCCAAAATTGGCAGCATAGTTGCTAAAGATAAGAGTTCCTATGAATATTTGGTGAAAAGCATCAGAGAGTTTCCAACTCAGGCTGAGTTTAAAATTGAAATTGAAGAAGTAGGCTTTAAGAATGTTGAGTTTCATAATATGAGCTATGGAATAGTGGCATTACACATTGGAACAAAATGA